The Silene latifolia isolate original U9 population chromosome 4, ASM4854445v1, whole genome shotgun sequence region ggATGCTTCGGTGGGTTGAACACCTTCTTGTTGCTTTTCGGGACCATTTTCCACAATCTCCCATAGTGCATTTGATTTTAAGAGAGCCTTCATTTTAATGCACCAATAGTCGTAATTTTCTCCTCCAAAAATTGGAAGAGTAGACGATAGAGTATTTGATGCGGAAGCCATAGTTTTATTTTGTTGCCCTAAGATCTTTAgagctcttgataccacttgttggtgtatgggggagtataagaagtagagtggagattagttgtttgtttagttgattaatttgtagGTTGATTAGTTGGAGTTTAGTTTGAAGGAATTAGTTTGTGTATTGATTTGTTGTGAATTTGTTGGATACATTTGGTTACACTTGGGTTCATAGAAATGGGAGGGGAGGTCCTCTATTTATAGAGCTCCTCCTCCTTCTCATACATCCTAAGAACACTCTAGAATAGGACATTCTAGAGTGGCCTAGACACGGAACTCTCTAGAGTTCCTTACCACTTATACACACGTCTAGAAGGTTCTAAGTTGTTCTACATAAACCTAGAACATACATGACTCTTCTAGATCCTTCTAGACTCTTCTAGTTGTTTCTAGATTATTCTAGCATATTCCGGATAAGTCTAGAACTTTCCGGAAACTTCTAGAATACACTAAAAGTCTCATACTTCAACAATGTTGTGTACTTATGTGTCAATTGTCATACAGGTATGCTTTGGAGGGTGAATACAACCCTGAGCTTATAATTGGTTCAACAGACAAGCAGAATCTTCTTGAGACCCCTGGCGAGGTATATATGTTGTGCTCTCCATTCATTTCTGCATCTCCTTACCTCACGATTTCTCTTCTGGTGAAAACTTGGCTGTGAGTAGGGGTTAGCTGAATCTTGCTGACAGATTTACTTTGCACTTGCATCATATCATCATTACACCAGGGCCTTTTCTATTACAATGAAATTTAGGAACTTTCTGTGAGACCTCAGCTTGTGGCCTGAACACGTGAATGGATTGCCTTAGGCCTCACCCAATGACATTGCATCATACATACATCCTTCTATATTTCTGCAAGACTGTCTCGCTTTGTCAGCGGTATTAGTAACGTTCGCATATTATATTATATCATATTATCATTTACCATCTTTTCCTGCAATTTTTATCTTGATGTGACTCACTGACACAGACAAATCTGCTGTTTGACACACTTCGAATTCCTTATGAGAATAATATTGCTTTGAAATGTCTGATCTATTTCTAATTAATTATTATTCTACCAAATAATTTATGCATGCTTTATGATCAGGTTTTTCAGCTCAGGAAGCTTCTTCCAACATCAATGGCATATGAttttaatatacatgtgagataaTTGCATTCCAAAAGCATAACTTTGAATTTTAGTTGCTAGGCTTGATCTTAGTAGtaaatttttttgagaaaaaagTTAGGCTAACCTCCATTTTATCGTGTTCTTCCCAGTTCCTAGTTTTCAAAGGGTGATGGGATTTTAAATAAATGGGAAGAGCGTGAAGAaatagagggagtatattttatgaTGCTTTCTTTTCTGCTTGACATCTTTAATTCCAATTGACGCGTGTCTGCAGGTCATGGATTTTCAACCTGGTGAATTTCTGAATGTGAAGGTAATTGGTGTTGATTTACATGGTTTAATTTGGTCCTTGTGTCATCGGATTTAGTAATTTCTATATAGACATGGTTACGAACACGTATGAAACCAGAAAAGGCATCACTAATCTCTGTCATCAGACAAGCAGCTTTTGGCATTCTTGTTCTCTATTCTTTTATGTGCACTTTCTGTTTCGGTTTCTTTTTCACATATGTGCTGTGAAGTGCTGCTTAAGCTATGGAACTTGTCCCTTGGTTGCTCGTTGGTATATGATTGAAAAACTCGAGGGAGTCAAACATTTTACTTAAAATGTATTGTGCTTTATGATGCTGATCAGACCTGTTGCTTGATAATGTGTCCTCATAATCTTCTAAGAAAGACAAGGGGACTCCTTTCCTTCAAACTTCTGTAATTCGGTGATTTCCTAGTGCTAGATTTGTGATGGGGCGTTTAAGCTTTATCTACCTTTTCAGGAAGTTCATTACAACCAGCATGGCTTATTGCTTCTAGAGGGTCAAGGCATCTACAGATTGGGAAATAGTTGGTATGTTTTTGAGCTCATTGATAAAAATGTAATCTTAACTTATTTTAAGTCCAACTCATTCAGTAGCAGATCTTTTGACtgtaaatcttttttttttctttttcgcaaCATCAGATAATGATCTTTTCATGTATGCTTCGGTATTATGTTAGATTCCAGTGTCACTAACGATTAATGAATTTCATTCTCCTTTTGTACCTCACCCCAAAGGATAATGCCCAACAACTTTTTTGGGTAGTTTATTGGCGACACTAATCTATTTTCTACCTTTTGATATTGTGTCGCCATATGACAGAGGTTTTAGAAGCCAAGTCCTTCATCGCCCTTTTTAATATTGGCATGTGTATAAACTATAAACCATTGATAGCTTGGTTTTATGAACGCTGAAATTATATATGATTTGATCTGTCAAAAGAAATACTTTGCTTCCTTACCCGTCGTTCCTTGGAAAGTGTGTCACAATTCACTGTATATTATGCAACAGGTACCCTGTTCAAGCTGGTGATGCTATATGGATGGCACCTTTTGTGCCGCAATGGTGAGCTAAACATCTTTGCTTTTTTCGCAAATTGTGTTATTGGTTACTCATCACCATGGTTTTAAATTTCGATATGACACATGATCTACGAATCTGTGCCTTGATTGCGACAGATATAGCCTGTAAATGTGGCCTTGATAATGCCTAAAAATACAGTTGCGGTAACCTTAGAAACTGATTTCTTGGCCACAATTTAGTGTTGCGGCCGATAAGTAGCATTTATTACCATGCTCGTTAGTCGTCTCTGCTCAGTGTAGCAAAGCTGATCTTTCTGCAACTCTTTCAGGTATGCTGCCCTTGGGAAAACCAGAACACGCTATTTGTTGTACAAGGATGTAAATAGGAATCCTCTGTAATGATGTGTTGTTGAAATTTGAAGCATGAAGGGATTTTATGAACGGTCTTTCGAAAAATTTCCATCCTGTTCTGTTCAAGTCAATGTATATTACTTTTGAGCGAAATAAATTCCGTCTTTCTTATACCTTTGGCCTTTGGGATTATATTTGCGAACAGTGATGTTCCATATTTTTAGTTGATTTAGACCTTAATCTTATCAATTTAGAAAGTAAATGGTTTGCAGGATGCAAGGGTTCTCTTTTGTCTTCTACTGAAAAGTTGAGGTAGCATAAGCCACTACCCACTAGTTTTAAGTGTTGGTGCAATTTTGCATAATTCTGTTTCCTCCTCATTGGGAAGCAAAAACATTGGCACATAATCGAGTTTCATAACCTTCCCTccctaatttttcttttttttttgtctgaCAAAGCGAGCACTACTTACATTACAATAGAGGGGTGGGGGATTTGAATTTGGGACCTATGTAACAAGAAGTCCTGGCTGATGCGTGATTCcagtagctttttttttttttctttagagAAGTGTGTTCAACTAGAAATGACCTAGCATTTGGGAGAAAAAAACGATTTTGTTTTTTAAATTACGTCTACCAAAGAAGTTAGCAAAATGTATCACTTAGAAGTTAGAACTAGTGGCATACCCAGAATCGAATCATCGATAGCACGTGGAGTCAATTTCAGTGtaattgtaatttttgttggTATAAAGTCTAAAAGACCTAAAATATTCAACAATAAAATATTTATTGCCGGAAAAACAGTGGGGTCCTCTAGACCCCACTATCCTATATGGAGTATGTGGGTATGCTACTGCTTAGAACAACCTCCAGTATGTTCTACGAACAAAGTTTGTTACATTTTACTTTTACTATCGCCATTAACATTGACATTTCTATGCTAATTACTCTTATAAAATAAAGAGCTATACCCTATTTTTCATCCCATGTCCTCCGAAATAGCCAAATCCAATCTTATTTCATAAAAAATCCCACACTCTTGTAAGTCACCACCCAACCAGCACGAGTAAAGAGGGAGAGAGAATGCATTGGTATATAATACGTCCACGTCCCGAATATAATTGAGAGAAAAAACAGAAGTGGTTGCAACGCAAGTAAAAGAGCAACAAAAAAAGGTAATAAAGGTAAGAGGCGGGTAACATAAAGACGATAAACAGGACGGGTGGTTGGTACTGCCTACTGGTACTACACTACTACCCCTAGTGGGCCTAACACTCCCTCAAACCTAACTCACCCCATACGTGACGCTACCACTTTACTACACATTAACTCAACCACCTCGTCTACCTGATTAATCAAAAATATCGCAATAATACTCCTTCCGTCtcaatcaaagataaacaaacgaTTGTAACACGTATATTATTGGGTACATATTTCAAGGTGGACAAAACCAAGGTAGAGTGGACACCAACACACGTTAACCCAAACCCTAAGGTTGTTAATTGTCATGTCCTACACCTCAATGACCCCACCTTCCCACGTTATCATCCTTCCACCCACCCATGACCCACCCTTCACCCACCACAtccctccctctctctctctttattccATCTTCCTTCAACCACCTTCTCTCTTCCCCCACCCCCTTTACTTTCTCTCTCCTCTTAAACCATGTCCTCCCCTTCTCCACCTCCTCCTCCCACCGCACCAACCACCGCTATCCTCGCCGTCGCCGCACAACCACCTTACCAACCACCGTCAATAGCTACCGCTATCGCAATCGACTCATCCGCCCCTCCGCCGCCGCGCAAGTTCCCGGCTCCCTGTTGGACCCACGATGAAACCCTAGCGTTGATCGGATCGTATCAGGATAAATGGTATTCTCTCCGCCGTCGTAACCTCCGTACTGCTGACTGGGATGCCGTTGCCGAGGAAGTCGCCCGTCGTTGTCCTACCGCCGCTCCGCCTGCCAAAACCTCCGCTCAGTGTCGTCATAAGATGGAGAAGCTTCGGAAGCGGTACCGGACCGAAAAGCAACGGATCAATTCCCTACCCGTTAATCATGGGAATTCTAGGTTTTTCGGTTCGTCTTGGGTTTTCTTTGATCTTATGGATCATATGGAGCTCGGATCTGGTGGCTCCGTTcttaatattaatactaataataatattaataataataacgcCGTCGCGAATGTTGGTCATGTTGGTCAAGTAGATCTGGAGGTGAAACCGTATAGTATGAATGATAGTCATGTTAATAGTAGTGGTAATGAGAAGAAGGGTGATTTGGGAAAGTATTTTGATGAAATTATGTTGGGAGGAGGCAAGAGTCAGAATCATAGTTTTGATGTGAGGAGCGCGGGTTTGTCCCCGGCTCCTCACATCAAGATTAAGGTAAAGAATCAACAGTATAGTCGTCCTCCCGAGTATGGTGATGGTGGTAATGATTATGAGGAGGGTGAGGAGTATATGGGTGGGATGAGAGGAAGGGATATGATGTCTTCTCCGCCTGTGGGGTTTAAGAGGAAGTTGATGGGGAGTTATGAGAGTAAGGGAGGAGGTGAGGAGATGTATGGGTCGAGGTTGAATGGGTGTTCGACGAGGAAGGAGTCTTCTGGGGGGTCGAAGGGGAGAGGGAGGGAGTCGGTAGTTGGGGAGATGGTCGAGTCGATTAAGATGTTAGGGGAAGGGTTGGTGAAGATGGAGAAGATGAAGATGGAGATGATGAGGGATATTGAAAAGATGAGGATGGAGATGGAGATGAAGAGAAGCGAGATGATTCTTGAGTCTCAACATCTTATTGTTAATGCGTTTATTGATGGGTTGAAGAAGAACAAGAAGGTCAAAGTTGTGGAAATCGAATGAAACAGGAAGCGAATCTCAACCTGGCCTTGACTCGACCCAGACCTGAGAACTTGTTCAAAAATCAAATCTTATCCATTGTTTCATACTAGTTCTTGTAGTAGTAAGTAACTGGTTCTAATCAGGTGAAGACGTTGCCTTTGGTCATGACGATGATTATGGTTGTTAGATGCATAGTTTACTAGTGTTATCAAAGTTTTCCTTTTGTTTGTGTTGTAGCGAATAAAGTTATTAGGACTTTGATGTAGAGTTGCATAGTTTGTGTAGGGAAACTGCGAAATGGGTATTAGCCATCGATCGATCACCTTGATGCATCTATTCGGATGATTATGTAATCTACCGCAGTTCTCTGAAATCAGAGAACTTGTACCATCAATCTGAGATGTATGTTCAGAAACGAACGATTATTTTCCCATTGAATCTGTCTATCTTGTACATATGATGCTTACTGAAACTGGACTCCTAAGTTGCTACCTGTatttcttttgtataattgatgCTCGAAGTAGATGACCTGAGATTGGCAAAGGTGACCTGATGATTAAGATCATGATATATGCCATGTTCATCTGTTTTTTGTATCGTCAATTCCTGATGTACAACTTATCGACTTCATCGATCATACCGTCTCAGTTTGACATACTTGCAGTAAGTGATGCCGTGTAGTTGTTTCCCTGGTTTGGTTTTCCTGAAAGTTTTCAATTGATTTGAACACCAGCTTTATGAAGTCATCTGATCTAGAGAGCATCCTACATGTTCAGAATTGCTCGTTGGCATCTATGGTAGAACGAGTGGGATTACTTCCGAGTCGCTGGTGTGTTATATTGATTCGCCTCTGGCACTCTTACAGTCTTACCTCAAGAGATATCCGACCCGTTCGATCCAAATGCATGCGTAACCAAAATAATCCGACCTTTACGAGAGTTGACACCGACGATATCTAACCAATATCAACACTATGCTCCATAAAGTTGTCAAGAGCGCTTATCACCTTTAAATTCATCCACCTGCGGATCTAATTAAACACAGAATGTCTCCCTTTAGACGGCCTATTCTGTCTGAGAAAATGACTTCTCCATGTTAGAAACTTCGAATGATTTGGGAGAGTAACAAAAACCATATCAATATATCATACCGAGACCTGTCCAAATTTTTAGTCTACTGATATTAAACTTGTTACTCATAGTTACACGCGGAACCAGAAATTGCTAGTGTGTAAacttaaacaaaaacaaaagaatgTTTAATTACCAGtccaaaaaaatacaataaaaagagaATCCATTATAAACCGGGGTATTGAACCCGACGTGAATCGAACACGCAACCTTCTGATCTGGAGTCAGACGCGCTACCATTGCGCCACGGATCCGGTGTTGTTTACAATTGTATTTTAAATGTAAAAATACCTTTTTCCATAGTCGTTAATGCAGAATCTCTGAAGCGGGAAACTATGTTTCATGGATTTGCGTCAttatttttttcatcttttcataAATTGGAGGGTTTTACCCCATAATCCTAGTGAAACAAATAATTAGTAATTTTAGATTTTTATGTGCCTGAATATTTGAACATTTCTCGTTACGCTTTTTTGAAGTATTTTTATAAAGTTGGGGTAATTTTTTAAGGTATTAAAGATACCCTAAATGCAATTTCCCTTTACAAATTTGGTTTTCTATTGGCAAGAGTTAAGTATCGATCCTTAAACTGATCGTTTACTCTTTCCATTTATACCAACCAATTTAAGTAGGGACATGTTTGAAGTATTTCTATTGAAGGCATGACGGAGAATTGTATAAGGGTGTACGatttagattttgaaatgaaaaccACGAATAAAGCCCAAGAGGAGTCATATCAGTGAGATATCATGACTTGAAAATCAACCGTATCACTCAATATATGCGAGAGTGAAATAACCAAAANNNNNNNNNNNNNNNNNNNNNNNNNNNNNNNNNNNNNNNNNNNNNNNNNNNNNNNNNNNNNNNNNNNNNNNNNNNNNNNNNNNNNNNNNNNNNNNNNNaaaggttatagctaatgaagccaTAACCCTAGAATTGAGAAAGGTTAATGAACTTCTTAAATCTGAAGTTATAGCTAAGGAAGCTGTGGTTTCAGATCAAAGGAAGGAAATTGATTCTCTTACACAACAATTAAAAGAATCTAAAACTCAAATGATTAATATTAAGAAACAACACTCAGATGTCATGTGTATTCTTAACAAGAGATttcaagactttcgtgataactttagaAAGGAAAATGATGTTGACCATTCTAAATGTCATGAAAAAAttaagtctttgaaagaaatACTTCTACATGCTAGGAAAGTTCATGATAAATGGGAAGTTAGTACAAGTGTCCTAAACTTCTTAACTGAGAAATCTGACAACAATATGAAAatgggtttaggacatgagtTCTATGGTCGTAGAGAACACTCGAAATATAAATCAAACCCCTTCTGAACGAGACTTCATAAAACGCAAATATGATGATTTacctgaatatttgatttgcaatataattattgtggtcatacgggtcatgtTCTAGAGAATTATGTTAAACATATGAAAGACTTTGATGAATACATTAAATTTGTACAAGCTTATAATGTTTCAGAAGACGAAAGTCTTACTCCTGAACAAGATAGTGATGAAGTTAGAAATAATAATTTTTTATGGTTATATGATATGACCTTTGACTATACAAAGAAGACTAATGAACCTAAGAATCATTACCCCAAGCAATCTAAGAGACCTCAACCAACAAAACAGCTTGAAACACCTAGAGAGTCTCATAAGCCTAGGACACTTCCAAAACAATCCTACCCATCGTCCAAAAGAAAGATAATTATGCAAGTATGTGTTAGGAAAGACCTAGTTCATAAAGTGACTAACAATAAAGTacccaacctagcttgggtacctaaaagccGTCTTTAAAtggttttgcaggttgtggtgaaagaaaacaatcaatggtaccttgacagtggatgctcaaggcacatgaatGGATATAAGAATTTATTTCTTTCATTAGAGCCCTTTGATGGAGCTAATttagatgatccttgtttatggcacaAAAGATTTGGTCACATTAGTTCTCCTATTTTGAATAAACTCAAGcgatgggacttggttgaagagTTACCTAAAATCAAGTTTGATCAAGAGaagatgtgtgacacatgtgcCCGTTGCAAGCATGTGAGATCGTCCTTTAAGCCCAAGAGAGTGGTTAGCACAAATCAAGCCCTAGAACTTGTACATATGGATATATGTGGCCCAATAAAGGTAAAAAGTAGAGGCGGATCCAgttatgtcttcgttctagttgatgactacCCGAGGTATATATGGCCTATATTTTTGCATTCCAAAGACAAGACTTTTGTTGAGTTTGTTTGTCTTATGAAAATCCTTTAAAATAAATACAAAACTAATCTTgtctctattcgtacggatcatggcaccgaatttgataattaagctttcatagaatattgtagagctaatggtgtaggacataatttttctgcaccaataactccacaacaaaacggtgtcattgaacgtatgaatagaactttgcaAGATATGGCTCGAACTATGCTTTTATGTAGTGcttacctcgtaatttttgggccgAGGCTATTAGTACTTCATGTTATACACAACTGTGCTATGATTAGACCTATTTTAAAGAAAACTCCTTATGAACTTCTTAggggtcgaaaacctaatatttCTCATTTACGTTGTTTTGGAAGTAAATGTTTTGTTTACAACAATGGGAAATATAGGTTAAGTAAGTTtgaccctagaagtgatgaggctatTTTCATTGGTTATTCtgatcatagtaaagcatataaggtttttaataaaataaccTTGTGCATCGaggaaagtgttcatgttattttttatgagaataatgtgtttgataaagctgaacaggatgaggaagaagatataAATGAACCTGATTTCCGTCTTTCTAGAGATGATCCTCCAGAGCTGGATGAAGATGATACAGAAATTGAAGGCACTAATGATGAACATGGAGATCCTTCaaatgaaaagggaaagagagctgagactatagttgatgatactataacctcCTCTCAAAACAAGAATTCGGAAACTGAAGTTATAaatgatgaagctataacttcaaatcCAAACCAAGGTATAGAATCTAGGGTTATACCTGATTCTACTATAACCCTAAGATTGAACTCAGGGGGAACAATTCTTGGATCCCAATCATTTGAAGAAGGTGAGCCCACTTCAAGTGATAATGACGTGCCTCTAGCttctaagaaatggaaatataaagATTCTCATCCCATGGAGAACATTCTTGGAAATATAAGGAAAGGTGTTCAAACACGTAGGGGTTTAAACAACTTTTGCTCCTTCTACTCCTTTCTCTCCACCATCGAACCTACCAATATCAAAGAAGCCTTTACTTAATCAGATTGGATTGTCGCTATGCAAGAAGAGATTTAACAGTTCGAACGGAataaagtttggcacttagttccgaGACCTAACGACCGATCTGTCATTAGTACAAGATGGATGTTTAGGAACAAGCTAGATGACACAGGAGTTATTGTTCAAAATAAGGCCAAATTGGTTATGCAGggttacaatcaacaagaaggaatcgaCTATGACAAGACCTTCGCTCCCGTAGCTagacttgaagctattagactattgatagcttttgcggctcacaaaggaaTGAAACTatttcaaatggatgttaagaccgcgtttcttaacggttatttgaactAAGAGGTCTTTTTAGAGCAACCCCCTGGATTTCcggatagcaagtttcaaaaccacgtttacaaattagataaagccttaTATGGTTTGAAGTAAGCTCCCAGGGCTTGATACGACAGATtgtctaagtttctacttgaaaGCAATTTTAAGAGAGGATCTGTTGAAAAGACCTTGTTCCTAAAATTTGAGGATTCAGACTTATTACTTGTACgaatttatgttgatgatattatctttggttcaactaataatagATTGTGTAAGtattttcagatttgatgaccTCAGAATTCG contains the following coding sequences:
- the LOC141653684 gene encoding uncharacterized protein LOC141653684; protein product: MSSPSPPPPPTAPTTAILAVAAQPPYQPPSIATAIAIDSSAPPPPRKFPAPCWTHDETLALIGSYQDKWYSLRRRNLRTADWDAVAEEVARRCPTAAPPAKTSAQCRHKMEKLRKRYRTEKQRINSLPVNHGNSRFFGSSWVFFDLMDHMELGSGGSVLNINTNNNINNNNAVANVGHVGQVDLEVKPYSMNDSHVNSSGNEKKGDLGKYFDEIMLGGGKSQNHSFDVRSAGLSPAPHIKIKVKNQQYSRPPEYGDGGNDYEEGEEYMGGMRGRDMMSSPPVGFKRKLMGSYESKGGGEEMYGSRLNGCSTRKESSGGSKGRGRESVVGEMVESIKMLGEGLVKMEKMKMEMMRDIEKMRMEMEMKRSEMILESQHLIVNAFIDGLKKNKKVKVVEIE